The DNA segment CCGGTGGCAACGTTGGTGGTGATCCTCCCATTTACCACCTCAGACGTACAGTCTTTAGATCAATATCGGGCGGTAGAACAGAATTCAGAAAGGTTCGAGCAACAGTATGTAGATGTTGCTTTCTATTATTAGTACACGTATCTACAATTTGAACTATTGTTATTGGAACCTTCCTCCTAGGATCTCCTGGTACTGGATGGGGAAAGGTTTCCGTGAACCTCCCATACAATCTCAGTCTCTCTGTTtcttcaacttgagcttcaggttgaaacccggcacggtttccgacaaccacttttcttcaggcgtctgatccttcgcctctccaggtggggagtccttggctactcccttctctggttcctggGTAATTATAGGTTCCGCTTTCTTTATCCTACTGGCATGGACCCACCGCTTATGGCCTACGAGCTTTACTGCCGATTTGGTAAtcaaaatgatctgctccggtgATCCCCACGTGGGCCgcaaaggctcttgcttccacttccgaactcgtatccaatctcctggttggtattggtgaatggccacatccaagggtaacctctgaaactcacgattatgcctgtgaatagaagacaagacaccctgcaaggcagtaacatattctAATAATTGTCTGTTTCCCAATTCCCCATTAAtttctgtctggggcccaggctcattgggaggtctgccaaacagtgactcaaaaggagtcaattttgtttttccccttggagtatTTCTCATGATGGTTAAAGCCAATGGCAATGCTGTTATCCAATTCAACTTTGTCTCTTGGCAAAGCttagtcaacaaagtcttaaccgtccagttagcacgttcaacttgaccggatgattgtggtctccatggggtatggaggttccacttgaatcccaaggccacacttacagcacaaattattttactcacaaaatgtgggccttggtctgactcaaatgtctctggcatagaatatcttggaaaAAATTCCTTCAgcagtatctttgctactgtaattgctgttgctgctcgtgtgggaaaggcctctatccatcctgtcaattgatctattataactagcaggtacttataccctgcacatcttggtaattctgcaaagtctatttgtaatcgctggaaaggatagtaggcccatggtcttcctcccatggctggcggtggctttggagcaggattagttgctgcgcagatagtacatccatatactgcTCGCTTGGTCTCTTCATATAATCCAGGTGCAACCACTTGTCTGATTAAAAGATCtcctaaagcgttgcctccaagatgagtctgtttatgagtctctagtacaagaactcgaagcactgcctttgggacaaaaattaatcctgtaggtaattgccaccaaccattggataacttctgagccccatactgtattgcagcatcttcttcctttttagaatattgagggatcaactctctccatgggatcataatgctcattaaattcttctccAACGGCTGTCCACTCAATGCTGCTTCCTTAGCTGCTTCATCCGCTTGGTGATTCCCCTTTCGCCTAGCTGAATCTGATTCttttccatgggccttcacatgaacaatagctactttctttggtaactggacacattccaggaattcctttatcatctgttgatgttcaattctgtgtccatcacttttaataaaacctctttccttccacaacatagcgaaggcatgtgcagtttgaaatacatacttagaatcagtaTATATATTCCCTTCTTGTTGACTCAATTCTTTCAAAGCCTCTATGGCTGCGGCCAATTCCGCCATCTGGGTTGAATAGGTAGGTGGCAATTTAACACTTTTTATAGGTCTCAGGTCCTCACACACAGCGCAGCCTGCATACCGCtgtccatctattaccttcgaacttccatccacatataaatgtcgtcctgctattggctgatcagtcaaatcTATCCGAGGTTTCAATGAGTATTCCAATGTCTGTATACAATCATGTATTAATTCTCCCGGTTGGGGCAGTAATGTTGCTGGATTCAAGGTATTACAAGCTTTCAGATGTAAACCTTGTCGTCCTAgcagctgctgttcatactgggtaagccgaCTTGGGCTAAGGaccttagctgccttctctcccaagatccttttcaaatcatgacGTCCTAGTACTTCTACcggggctcccatcatgatcttttcagctttcttcaaaagGATTCCTGTAGCTGCCACAATTTGCAgacatgctggccatcctcttgctatAGGATCCAATTGAGACGAATAGTAACCCACAGGTAAATGATCagggccccactgctgtgtcaaaactccactcgcagttcccttgttttctgaaacataaagtctATATGGTTTAAGCCCATCTGGTAAGGCTAAAGCTGGTGCTTTCTGCAAAGCTTGTTTGATGTCTTCAAAAGCTTggtgacattctttagtccatttccaatctgtttccttcttcaataactcatacaaaggagtggcatagctactgtagtttggtatccactgtcggcaaaagccagccaaacccaagaacgatcgtagctccctaacatttgttggtggtggtaaaccacaaatcgctgtccgcctttcagttgaTCATTCATCCCTCTTGTGATAGTTAGTATCCTAGGTACgttacttgcttctggttccattgtaccttatccttggacactcgatatccacaagtatgcaaatgattcaataggctcacagcatcctgttcattgctcctcttatctgggctacagatcaaaagatcatccacatagaccagcaatgctgactttggttgtcgttgataccatggtcctaaatctttctgcaatgccttagtaaattcagatggggaactgATGAATCCTTGAGGTAATACGGACCAGGTTAGTTGACACTGCCGATGGTCAACTGGGtcttcccattggaatgcaaaaagatcttgactatcttcatgaaggggtactgaaaagaatgcatcctttaaatcaatcacagtaaatcgggtagtattgccaggtacatgagccaacagagtatgtgggtttggcactactggaacatcttctaaaactttttcattgatagttcgcaagtcttgcaccatcctatactgtcctgggcggccttccttgggaactccaaatatgggggtattatgaggactagtagtttgatgtaaccattgataATGGATAAAGTCCGTTACTAATTCCTTCAGACTCAGGCGTACTTCcagcttcaaaggaaattgatgtactggagttgggcctaccccaggcttcaatctgaccttcactggttcagcattgattgcacgagcaggattattctttctggcccaaatatCAGGATGGATCCCCTccggaggctcccactgttgtttctctttaacttctggctccccccttaggatcatttggaaagctcattcttgttgctttggtatcatcacttccaaggtttttcctttaaatatgatttgggcttgaagctttgctagaaggtcccttccaaatattgcaatagggcaatcatctgaaaccaaaaactgatgtgtaaaatattgttgtttatcttctcttcctggaaggtgtacctggatgggttgggacaaagggactcGACGACggtgtccttctattcccattacatctttggtttctttagtgagggtcaagggtagacaggacattgctcgtggaatcatagagaaggccgctcctgtatctaCTAGTCCTTGGATCgccgaattattcagggtaagggacacatatggttcttcccacgagccgccctcatatcccgtccatcttcattctgattcctcctgttCCCCTTTAGCAGCCATCATCCGCTCATAGGGTGGATTTGAATCAAGTGGGCCTCCCCGTCCATCTTGGCGAGGTCTAGATACCTCCTTATTTCTACAGTCTTTTGCCCAATGGCCTCTTTTCAAACACTTCGCACACTGGTCCTTCTGCAATCTCCTCCGTGGCCCTCTTGCCTTATCTATTTGGTTTACACTAACCACTGCCGCAATCAGATCGCACTGCTTTTCAAGCATGCTACATTGCTTTTTCATtaactttccttcttcctttttacTTAGTTCATCCCTGTTTACATAAACCTTGAACGCAATGTCCATTATTTGTCCCAGTCTCATACCCGTCaccccttccaccttctgcaacttcttccgaatatctgaagaactttggccaataaacaaggaaATTAAAAGCCGTTGATTTTCATCCGCCTCTGGATTAAGAGTGGTAAATCTTCGCATGGCTGTGGTAAGA comes from the Rhineura floridana isolate rRhiFlo1 chromosome 7, rRhiFlo1.hap2, whole genome shotgun sequence genome and includes:
- the LOC133389564 gene encoding protein NYNRIN-like isoform X1; translated protein: MMGAPVEVLGRHDLKRILGEKAAKVLSPSRLTQYEQQLLGRQGLHLKACNTLNPATLLPQPGELIHDCIQTLEYSLKPRIDLTDQPIAGRHLYVDGSSKVIDGQRYAGCAVCEDLRPIKSVKLPPTYSTQMAELAAAIEALKELSQQEGNIYTDSKYVFQTAHAFAMLWKERGFIKSDGHRIEHQQMIKEFLECVQLPKKVAIVHVKAHGKESDSARRKGNHQADEAAKEAALSGQPLEKNLMSIMIPWRELIPQYSKKEEDAAIQYGAQKLSNGWWQLPTGLIFVPKAVLRVLVLETHKQTHLGGNALGDLLIRQVVAPGLYEETKRAVYGCTICAATNPAPKPPPAMGGRPWAYYPFQRLQIDFAELPRCAGYKYLLVIIDQLTGWIEAFPTRAATAITVAKILLKEFFPRYSMPETFESDQGPHFVSKIICAVSVALGFKWNLHTPWRPQSSGQVERANWTVKTLLTKLCQETKLNWITALPLALTIMRNTPRGKTKLTPFESLFGRPPNEPGPQTEINGELGNRQLLEYVTALQGVLSSIHRHNREFQRLPLDVAIHQYQPGDWIRVRKWKQEPLRPTWGSPEQIILITKSAVKLVGHKRWVHASRIKKAEPIITQEPEKGVAKDSPPGEAKDQTPEEKWLSETVPGFNLKLKLKKQRD